In Bifidobacterium scardovii JCM 12489 = DSM 13734, the genomic stretch GGGTTATGGACAAGACATCATATACGAATCTCGCTAAGGCTTGGGAATATGCGGAGGAGACCGCCGTCTCCCGCCAGTCCGAGACGCTGGCCGCAGCCCGGCAGCAGGCCGAGGAGGACGGTTTCCCGCAGGGTCCCGCCGCGCAGGCCGAGCTGCTGCATACCCTGGTGAAACTGACCGGGGCCACCTCCGTGATCGCCGTGGGCACCGGCTCCGTGGTGGAGACGCTGCAGCTCATCAACGGACTGGACAACGCCGGCCAGCTGACCGCGGTGGATTCCTCGGCGCAGGGCATCGTGCTGATCCGCTCCCTGTTCGGCAAGCTGGCCGATACGACGCAGACCCGACTGCGCGCGGTGAACGCGCCGGCCGGAACCTTCCTGCCTCGGCTCAACGGCGAGGATTATGACCTGATCGTGGTCGCCGGCGACGCCGACAACTACGCCGACACCTTCGCCCAGGCGTCCCGCCTGCTCAAGGGCCATGGCGCCATCGTCTTCACGGACGTGTTCGCACTGGAGGCGCCGGAGGCGAACAGCGGCATCCTCAACCCGGCCAACCGCAACGGCAAGGCCGTCGCCATGCGCGAACTCATCGAAACCGTCGAGGCCGACGAGCGGTTCGACGCCACGCTCACCCCGACCGGCACCGGCCTGCTGCTCGCCGTCAAGCGCTGAACGCG encodes the following:
- a CDS encoding O-methyltransferase, which encodes MDKTSYTNLAKAWEYAEETAVSRQSETLAAARQQAEEDGFPQGPAAQAELLHTLVKLTGATSVIAVGTGSVVETLQLINGLDNAGQLTAVDSSAQGIVLIRSLFGKLADTTQTRLRAVNAPAGTFLPRLNGEDYDLIVVAGDADNYADTFAQASRLLKGHGAIVFTDVFALEAPEANSGILNPANRNGKAVAMRELIETVEADERFDATLTPTGTGLLLAVKR